One genomic segment of Deinococcus cellulosilyticus NBRC 106333 = KACC 11606 includes these proteins:
- a CDS encoding heavy metal translocating P-type ATPase produces MTQTRQTYRYFVERMDCADCARTVENALSRLPGVEDTRVNFNTQTLSLTLDTTQSSTSKVEQTLRSLGYPPTLQEEKQTLLPLKYFVERMDCADCARTVENALSRLPGVQDTRVNFNTQTLTLTLDPAQTSALTLEQTLRSLGYPPTLQGGEGGGGGGEVKKPQTAPRAPQPWHQTAKGKSVLTTGGLLILAVLLSVVLPGYALWAYTLATLIGTYPLAIKAFHAARLGEPFTINTLITVAALGSVLIGESAEGALVVFLFTIGELLEGIAAGKARQGIQALAQLAPKTALLLENGQTREVPVEDLHVGQTVQVQPGGRIPADGTILTGEGSVDDSPVTGESVPVSKGTGDSVFAGSINTESVLTVRVERDASDNTISRIIHLVEEAESSKAPTARFIDRFSRIYTPLVMLVSLLIAVVPPLFFGGSWYEWLYKGVTLLLIGCPCALVLSVPAAVTSGISAGARRGLLIKGGLALENIGSVKTIAFDKTGTLTENKPQVTDVVPLEGTEENVLKIAAAVEQGSSHPLAKAIVQKAGAANLPEARDHKAIPGKGVTATVQGVSHQISSPKHASKTADLSQHQKQIETLEEQGKTVVVLLRENTPLALIAIRDEPRGDAKEAIAKLRSLGVNAVMLTGDNRRTGHAIASSLGMEVQAELLPEDKLRIIREMKQHGKVAMIGDGINDAPALAESDVGIAMGGGTDVALETADAALLGHNVRGVSDLLQLSRQTMGNIKQNVVFALGLKLIFLVTTLLGITGLWPAILSDTGATVLVTLNALRLLKFNPQ; encoded by the coding sequence GACACAACCCAGAGCTCCACCAGCAAAGTCGAACAGACCCTGAGAAGCCTGGGTTATCCCCCCACCCTGCAAGAGGAAAAGCAGACCCTCCTGCCCCTCAAATACTTCGTGGAGCGCATGGACTGTGCCGATTGTGCCCGCACCGTCGAAAACGCCCTCAGCAGGCTCCCAGGGGTGCAGGACACCAGGGTCAACTTCAACACCCAGACCCTCACCCTCACCCTGGACCCCGCACAAACGTCTGCCCTCACCCTGGAACAGACCCTCAGAAGTCTGGGTTACCCTCCCACCCTGCAAGGGGGTGAAGGAGGTGGAGGGGGTGGAGAGGTGAAAAAACCCCAGACGGCCCCCAGGGCACCCCAGCCCTGGCACCAGACCGCCAAAGGCAAAAGTGTCCTCACCACCGGGGGACTCTTGATCCTGGCGGTGCTCCTCAGCGTGGTTCTGCCCGGGTACGCCCTGTGGGCCTACACCCTCGCCACCCTCATCGGCACCTACCCCCTGGCCATCAAAGCCTTCCATGCTGCTCGGCTCGGAGAGCCCTTCACCATCAACACCCTGATCACCGTCGCGGCCCTGGGATCGGTCTTGATCGGCGAGAGCGCCGAAGGGGCACTGGTGGTGTTCCTCTTCACCATCGGAGAACTCCTCGAAGGCATCGCCGCCGGAAAAGCCCGCCAGGGCATCCAGGCCCTCGCCCAGCTGGCCCCCAAAACCGCCTTGCTCCTCGAAAATGGCCAGACCCGGGAGGTGCCGGTGGAAGACTTGCACGTTGGCCAGACGGTGCAGGTGCAGCCCGGAGGCCGCATTCCCGCCGACGGCACCATCCTCACCGGGGAAGGCAGCGTCGACGATTCCCCCGTCACCGGGGAGAGCGTCCCGGTCAGCAAAGGCACAGGGGACTCTGTCTTTGCAGGCTCCATCAACACCGAATCGGTGCTCACCGTGCGGGTCGAGCGGGACGCCAGCGACAACACCATCAGCAGAATCATCCACCTGGTGGAAGAAGCCGAATCCAGCAAAGCCCCCACCGCCCGCTTCATTGACCGGTTCAGCCGCATTTACACCCCCCTGGTGATGCTGGTCAGCCTGCTCATCGCTGTGGTTCCTCCCCTGTTCTTTGGGGGTTCCTGGTACGAGTGGCTGTACAAAGGGGTCACCTTGCTCCTGATTGGCTGTCCGTGCGCGCTGGTGCTGTCTGTCCCGGCTGCCGTCACCTCCGGCATCAGCGCCGGAGCCAGACGGGGCCTCCTCATCAAAGGTGGACTGGCCCTGGAGAACATCGGCTCCGTCAAAACCATTGCCTTTGACAAGACCGGCACCCTCACCGAAAACAAACCCCAGGTCACGGATGTTGTGCCCCTGGAAGGCACCGAAGAGAACGTGCTCAAAATCGCCGCTGCAGTGGAGCAGGGCTCCAGCCACCCCCTGGCCAAAGCCATCGTGCAAAAAGCCGGAGCGGCAAACCTCCCCGAAGCCAGGGACCACAAGGCCATTCCCGGCAAAGGGGTCACGGCCACCGTGCAGGGGGTCTCCCACCAGATCAGCAGCCCAAAACACGCTTCAAAAACAGCGGACCTCTCCCAGCACCAGAAACAGATTGAAACCCTGGAAGAACAGGGCAAAACCGTGGTGGTGTTGCTCAGGGAAAACACCCCTCTGGCACTCATTGCCATTCGAGATGAACCCCGAGGGGACGCAAAAGAAGCCATTGCGAAACTCAGGAGCCTCGGGGTGAATGCCGTGATGCTCACCGGGGACAACCGGAGAACGGGCCATGCCATTGCCAGCTCGCTGGGCATGGAGGTGCAGGCCGAACTCCTCCCGGAAGACAAACTCCGCATCATCCGCGAAATGAAACAGCACGGCAAAGTCGCCATGATTGGAGACGGAATCAACGACGCACCTGCCCTTGCAGAGTCCGATGTTGGCATTGCCATGGGGGGCGGCACCGATGTGGCCCTGGAGACGGCAGATGCAGCCCTGCTCGGTCACAATGTGCGGGGGGTCAGTGACCTGCTGCAACTCTCCCGGCAAACCATGGGGAACATCAAACAAAACGTGGTGTTCGCCCTGGGCCTCAAACTCATCTTCCTGGTCACCACCCTGCTCGGCATCACCGGGCTGTGGCCCGCCATCCTCAGCGACACTGGAGCCACCGTGCTGGTCACCCTCAACGCCCTCAGGCTCCTGAAGTTCAACCCCCAGTGA
- a CDS encoding glutaredoxin family protein — translation MITVYTVPQCSSCEAIKTYLHQRGLAFTEKNVREDPAALQEMQEKTGLRIAPVTVVGERVLYGTFEDQLPELRTLLEGDRG, via the coding sequence ATGATCACCGTGTACACCGTGCCCCAGTGCTCCAGTTGCGAAGCCATCAAAACCTACCTCCACCAGCGTGGTTTGGCGTTCACCGAGAAAAACGTCCGGGAAGACCCGGCGGCCCTGCAGGAAATGCAAGAGAAAACCGGCCTGAGGATCGCCCCGGTCACGGTGGTCGGGGAGCGGGTGCTGTACGGCACCTTTGAAGACCAGTTGCCGGAACTCCGCACCCTGCTGGAGGGTGACCGTGGCTGA
- a CDS encoding ArsR/SmtB family transcription factor produces MADEPRPLEAECEVTVLHPERLENVRRHLPSQETLDDLSQTLKLLADPTRLLILSALLFEELCVCDLAALTGVNESTMSHQLRLLRLQDLVQFRKVGRIAYYRLSGEKSRQVVMQVTGIHPVEPVE; encoded by the coding sequence GTGGCTGACGAACCCAGGCCCCTGGAGGCCGAATGTGAAGTCACCGTGCTGCACCCGGAACGCCTGGAGAACGTGCGCCGGCACCTCCCCAGCCAGGAGACCCTGGATGACCTCTCCCAGACCCTGAAACTCCTGGCCGACCCCACCCGGCTGTTGATCCTCAGTGCTCTGCTCTTTGAGGAGTTGTGCGTGTGCGACCTCGCCGCCCTCACCGGAGTGAACGAATCCACCATGAGCCACCAGCTCAGGTTGCTGAGGCTGCAGGACCTGGTGCAGTTCCGCAAGGTGGGCCGCATCGCCTACTACCGCCTCTCCGGGGAGAAAAGCCGACAGGTGGTGATGCAGGTGACCGGCATCCACCCGGTGGAGCCTGTCGAATGA
- a CDS encoding lycopene cyclase domain-containing protein, with the protein MTYLEFLLIFLLPPLTGLLVWAWRVHRQNLPLGGRYQSSNRRSVWFLLLLPVLAVVYTTPWDNYLVYSQVWTYPDERVIGKILYVPVEEYLFFVLQSLLGGLLFLLLLRILQTPPEGKNPLGRGLGMLFHFLLTVAGVWLLQSPSGVYLGLILVWACPVLFFQWWFGGDLLSGKVQGARLLGTFLLTVYLGLCDMLAINLEIWSISETYTTGVMLGHLPLEEGVFFLVTSVLLMDGLALFLHPEAESRYLKLKHKFHPLIKGKA; encoded by the coding sequence ATGACGTACCTGGAGTTCCTGCTGATTTTCCTCTTGCCTCCCCTCACGGGCCTCCTGGTGTGGGCCTGGAGGGTGCACCGCCAGAACCTCCCGCTGGGTGGACGGTACCAGTCCAGCAACCGGCGCTCGGTGTGGTTTTTGCTCCTGCTGCCGGTGCTGGCCGTGGTTTACACCACCCCGTGGGACAATTACCTGGTGTACTCCCAGGTGTGGACCTACCCGGATGAACGGGTGATCGGCAAGATCCTGTACGTTCCCGTTGAAGAGTACCTGTTTTTCGTCCTGCAAAGCCTGCTGGGAGGGCTCCTGTTCTTGCTGTTGCTGCGCATCCTCCAGACCCCCCCGGAAGGCAAAAACCCCCTGGGGAGAGGGCTGGGGATGCTGTTTCACTTCCTGCTGACCGTGGCGGGCGTGTGGCTGTTGCAATCCCCCTCCGGAGTGTACCTGGGCCTGATCCTGGTGTGGGCCTGCCCGGTCTTGTTCTTCCAGTGGTGGTTCGGGGGGGATTTGCTTTCCGGGAAGGTGCAGGGGGCCCGCCTGCTCGGCACCTTTTTGCTCACGGTGTACCTGGGCCTGTGTGACATGCTGGCCATCAACCTCGAAATCTGGTCGATCAGCGAAACGTACACCACAGGGGTGATGCTGGGCCATTTGCCCCTGGAAGAAGGGGTGTTCTTCCTGGTGACCTCGGTGCTTTTGATGGACGGCCTGGCCCTGTTCTTGCACCCGGAGGCGGAAAGCCGTTACCTCAAACTCAAACACAAATTTCATCCCCTCATCAAAGGAAAAGCATGA